The following proteins are co-located in the Manihot esculenta cultivar AM560-2 chromosome 7, M.esculenta_v8, whole genome shotgun sequence genome:
- the LOC110618429 gene encoding agamous-like MADS-box protein AGL62, with the protein MARQSKGRRKLDIVKITKESNLLVTFSKRRYGVFKKASELATLCGAEIAIIVFSPSMKVFSFGHPSVETVIDRFFSGNSTQTSGVLQLAKIHRNARVRDLNLQLTQVTTQLDEEKKRGEELDQGNKAGDGYRWWESPVEELDLPKLEHLKASFEMLRENVTKRVEELLIQTTNHTQFYNPNSAPVNEALPTDPNNDVFDESLVYNLGFQNGNGFF; encoded by the exons ATGGCAAGACAGAGCAAAGGTCGTCGAAAACTGGACATAGTGAAAATAACAAAAGAGAGTAATCTTTTGGTAACCTTCTCTAAACGCAGGTATGGCGTTTTCAAGAAAGCTAGCGAACTTGCTACTCTTTGTGGTGCTGAAATAGCCATTATAGTCTTCTCTCCTAGCATGAAAGTCTTCTCCTTTGGTCATCCTTCTGTTGAAACTGTTATTGATCGGTTTTTCTCTGGAAACTCTACCCAAACTTCTGGTGTTCTACAACTTGCCAAAATCCACCGGAATGCTAGGGTCCGGGATCTCAATCTGCAACTCACCCAG GTTACGACTCAATTGGATGAGGAGAAAAAACGAGGTGAGGAGCTTGATCAAGGAAACAAAGCAGGCGATGGTTACCGCTGGTGGGAGTCTCCTGTAGAGGAATTAGATTTGCCAAAGCTTGAGCATCTCAAGGCATCTTTCGAGATGCTGAGAGAAAATGTGACAAAACGAGTTGAAGAGCTTCTGATTCAAACGACAAATCATACTCAGTTTTATAATCCAAATTCTGCTCCTGTCAATGAGGCTCTCCCAACTGATCCAAACAATGATGTGTTCGACGAATCATTGGTCTATAATCTTGGATTTCAAAATGGAAATGGGTTCTTTTAA
- the LOC122724078 gene encoding uncharacterized protein LOC122724078, producing the protein MAKKSKGNFNKKFLITEEAKYVEKPYIGVAVLEVVAAAELRMPLMKVPLLCLNRAAWYNSHNCRKQLAERPIVGICLPFKTKQNKGVDDTNWYHFHEKQIPAWDRACQQARMETAFADELLPPRDPGEDENMPKELEEPDNVMHHENIMDSPLQVTSLLLANSEPQMEPSPEAERQSNLHDSAAPGANSEPQMESIHLELDN; encoded by the exons ATGGCAAAAAAATCCAAGggcaattttaataaaaaatttctcattACAGAAGAG GCTAAATATGTCGAAAAGCCATATATTGGCGTGGCTGTTTTGGAGGTGGTAGCAGCTGCAGAATTGAGGATGCCACTGATGAAAGTGCCACTGCTGTGCTTAAATAGAGCGGCTTGGTACAATTCACATAATTGCCGCAAGCAGTTGGCTGAAAGACCCATTGTAGGGATATGTTTGCcattcaaaacaaagcaaaataaGGGAGTTGATGATACTAATTGGTATCACTTCCATGAAAAACAAATCCCTGCATGGGATAGAGCTTGCCAGCAAGCTAGGATGGAGACAGCCTTTGCTGATGAGCTGCTGCCACCACGGGACCCAGGTGAAGATGAAAATATGCCTAAGGAATTGGAGGAACCTGACAACGTGATGCATCATGAGAATATTATGGATTCACCGCTGCAGGTCACTTCACTATTGCTAGCCAATTCTGAGCCCCAAATGGAGCCATCACCGGAGGCTGAACGCCAGTCTAACCTACATGACAGTGCAGCACCGGGGGCCAATTCTGAGCCACAGATGGAGTCTATTCATTTGGAGCTTGATAACTAG